The Salvia miltiorrhiza cultivar Shanhuang (shh) chromosome 1, IMPLAD_Smil_shh, whole genome shotgun sequence genome has a window encoding:
- the LOC131005328 gene encoding agamous-like MADS-box protein AGL11 isoform X5 — MGRGKVELKRIENPTNRQVTFSKRRNGLLKKAFELSVLCDAEVALIVFSPSGKAYQFSSHEITRTITRYKIELGIAKADDQGFTSMEVWRNEIEDLSRTIEALEARERNFAGENLSGLGMKELKQLERQLRVGVERIRSKKHKDLQEENTNLQKKLHELEEASTSSIILGSDSARLFQRIE; from the exons ATGGGGAGAGGGAAAGTGGAGCTGAAGAGGATAGAGAATCCCACAAACAGGCAGGTGACATTCTCGAAGAGGAGAAATGGTCTGTTGAAGAAAGCTTTCGAGCTTTCGGTGCTCTGCGATGCTGAGGTTGCTCTCATCGTCTTCTCCCCTTCGGGAAAGGCATACCAGTTTTCCAGTCATGA GATAACAAGGACAATTACAAGGTACAAAATTGAATTAGGAATAGCCAAAGCAGACGACCAAGGCTTCACATCCATGGAG GTATGGAGAAATGAAATTGAGGATTTGAGTAGAACAATTGAGGCTTTGGAAGCAAGAGAGAG AAATTTTGCTGGAGAAAACCTTTCTGGATTAGGCATGAAAGAATTGAAACAATTAGAGCGCCAATTAAGAGTTGGGGTCGAACGAATCCGCTCTAAGAAG CACAAGGACCTTCAGGAAGAAAACACTAATCTCCAAAAGAAG CTTCACGAGCTTGAAGAAGCCAGCACAAGCTCAATCATTTTAGGATCAGATTCCGCCAGACTATTCCAAAG GATTGAATAG
- the LOC131005328 gene encoding MADS-box transcription factor 6-like isoform X6 codes for MGRGKVELKRIENPTNRQVTFSKRRNGLLKKAFELSVLCDAEVALIVFSPSGKAYQFSSHEITRTITRYKIELGIAKADDQGFTSMEVWRNEIEDLSRTIEALEARERNFAGENLSGLGMKELKQLERQLRVGVERIRSKKVKLHELEEASTSSIILGSDSARLFQRIE; via the exons ATGGGGAGAGGGAAAGTGGAGCTGAAGAGGATAGAGAATCCCACAAACAGGCAGGTGACATTCTCGAAGAGGAGAAATGGTCTGTTGAAGAAAGCTTTCGAGCTTTCGGTGCTCTGCGATGCTGAGGTTGCTCTCATCGTCTTCTCCCCTTCGGGAAAGGCATACCAGTTTTCCAGTCATGA GATAACAAGGACAATTACAAGGTACAAAATTGAATTAGGAATAGCCAAAGCAGACGACCAAGGCTTCACATCCATGGAG GTATGGAGAAATGAAATTGAGGATTTGAGTAGAACAATTGAGGCTTTGGAAGCAAGAGAGAG AAATTTTGCTGGAGAAAACCTTTCTGGATTAGGCATGAAAGAATTGAAACAATTAGAGCGCCAATTAAGAGTTGGGGTCGAACGAATCCGCTCTAAGAAG GTTAAGCTTCACGAGCTTGAAGAAGCCAGCACAAGCTCAATCATTTTAGGATCAGATTCCGCCAGACTATTCCAAAG GATTGAATAG
- the LOC131005328 gene encoding agamous-like MADS-box protein AGL11 isoform X2, protein MGRGKVELKRIENPTNRQVTFSKRRNGLLKKAFELSVLCDAEVALIVFSPSGKAYQFSSHEITRTITRYKIELGIAKADDQGFTSMEVWRNEIEDLSRTIEALEARERNFAGENLSGLGMKELKQLERQLRVGVERIRSKKRRIIMEHINYLKKKHKDLQEENTNLQKKLHELEEASTSSIILGSDSARLFQRIE, encoded by the exons ATGGGGAGAGGGAAAGTGGAGCTGAAGAGGATAGAGAATCCCACAAACAGGCAGGTGACATTCTCGAAGAGGAGAAATGGTCTGTTGAAGAAAGCTTTCGAGCTTTCGGTGCTCTGCGATGCTGAGGTTGCTCTCATCGTCTTCTCCCCTTCGGGAAAGGCATACCAGTTTTCCAGTCATGA GATAACAAGGACAATTACAAGGTACAAAATTGAATTAGGAATAGCCAAAGCAGACGACCAAGGCTTCACATCCATGGAG GTATGGAGAAATGAAATTGAGGATTTGAGTAGAACAATTGAGGCTTTGGAAGCAAGAGAGAG AAATTTTGCTGGAGAAAACCTTTCTGGATTAGGCATGAAAGAATTGAAACAATTAGAGCGCCAATTAAGAGTTGGGGTCGAACGAATCCGCTCTAAGAAG AGACGAATCATAATGGAACACATAAACTATCTGAAGAAAAAG CACAAGGACCTTCAGGAAGAAAACACTAATCTCCAAAAGAAG CTTCACGAGCTTGAAGAAGCCAGCACAAGCTCAATCATTTTAGGATCAGATTCCGCCAGACTATTCCAAAG GATTGAATAG
- the LOC131005328 gene encoding MADS-box transcription factor 6-like isoform X7 has protein sequence MGRGKVELKRIENPTNRQVTFSKRRNGLLKKAFELSVLCDAEVALIVFSPSGKAYQFSSHEITRTITRYKIELGIAKADDQGFTSMEVWRNEIEDLSRTIEALEARERNFAGENLSGLGMKELKQLERQLRVGVERIRSKKLHELEEASTSSIILGSDSARLFQRIE, from the exons ATGGGGAGAGGGAAAGTGGAGCTGAAGAGGATAGAGAATCCCACAAACAGGCAGGTGACATTCTCGAAGAGGAGAAATGGTCTGTTGAAGAAAGCTTTCGAGCTTTCGGTGCTCTGCGATGCTGAGGTTGCTCTCATCGTCTTCTCCCCTTCGGGAAAGGCATACCAGTTTTCCAGTCATGA GATAACAAGGACAATTACAAGGTACAAAATTGAATTAGGAATAGCCAAAGCAGACGACCAAGGCTTCACATCCATGGAG GTATGGAGAAATGAAATTGAGGATTTGAGTAGAACAATTGAGGCTTTGGAAGCAAGAGAGAG AAATTTTGCTGGAGAAAACCTTTCTGGATTAGGCATGAAAGAATTGAAACAATTAGAGCGCCAATTAAGAGTTGGGGTCGAACGAATCCGCTCTAAGAAG CTTCACGAGCTTGAAGAAGCCAGCACAAGCTCAATCATTTTAGGATCAGATTCCGCCAGACTATTCCAAAG GATTGAATAG
- the LOC131005328 gene encoding agamous-like MADS-box protein AGL11 isoform X4: MGRGKVELKRIENPTNRQVTFSKRRNGLLKKAFELSVLCDAEVALIVFSPSGKAYQFSSHEITRTITRYKIELGIAKADDQGFTSMEVWRNEIEDLSRTIEALEARERNFAGENLSGLGMKELKQLERQLRVGVERIRSKKRRIIMEHINYLKKKLHELEEASTSSIILGSDSARLFQRIE; encoded by the exons ATGGGGAGAGGGAAAGTGGAGCTGAAGAGGATAGAGAATCCCACAAACAGGCAGGTGACATTCTCGAAGAGGAGAAATGGTCTGTTGAAGAAAGCTTTCGAGCTTTCGGTGCTCTGCGATGCTGAGGTTGCTCTCATCGTCTTCTCCCCTTCGGGAAAGGCATACCAGTTTTCCAGTCATGA GATAACAAGGACAATTACAAGGTACAAAATTGAATTAGGAATAGCCAAAGCAGACGACCAAGGCTTCACATCCATGGAG GTATGGAGAAATGAAATTGAGGATTTGAGTAGAACAATTGAGGCTTTGGAAGCAAGAGAGAG AAATTTTGCTGGAGAAAACCTTTCTGGATTAGGCATGAAAGAATTGAAACAATTAGAGCGCCAATTAAGAGTTGGGGTCGAACGAATCCGCTCTAAGAAG AGACGAATCATAATGGAACACATAAACTATCTGAAGAAAAAG CTTCACGAGCTTGAAGAAGCCAGCACAAGCTCAATCATTTTAGGATCAGATTCCGCCAGACTATTCCAAAG GATTGAATAG
- the LOC131005328 gene encoding truncated transcription factor CAULIFLOWER D-like isoform X3 encodes MGRGKVELKRIENPTNRQVTFSKRRNGLLKKAFELSVLCDAEVALIVFSPSGKAYQFSSHEITRTITRYKIELGIAKADDQGFTSMEVWRNEIEDLSRTIEALEARERNFAGENLSGLGMKELKQLERQLRVGVERIRSKKHKDLQEENTNLQKKVKLHELEEASTSSIILGSDSARLFQRIE; translated from the exons ATGGGGAGAGGGAAAGTGGAGCTGAAGAGGATAGAGAATCCCACAAACAGGCAGGTGACATTCTCGAAGAGGAGAAATGGTCTGTTGAAGAAAGCTTTCGAGCTTTCGGTGCTCTGCGATGCTGAGGTTGCTCTCATCGTCTTCTCCCCTTCGGGAAAGGCATACCAGTTTTCCAGTCATGA GATAACAAGGACAATTACAAGGTACAAAATTGAATTAGGAATAGCCAAAGCAGACGACCAAGGCTTCACATCCATGGAG GTATGGAGAAATGAAATTGAGGATTTGAGTAGAACAATTGAGGCTTTGGAAGCAAGAGAGAG AAATTTTGCTGGAGAAAACCTTTCTGGATTAGGCATGAAAGAATTGAAACAATTAGAGCGCCAATTAAGAGTTGGGGTCGAACGAATCCGCTCTAAGAAG CACAAGGACCTTCAGGAAGAAAACACTAATCTCCAAAAGAAG GTTAAGCTTCACGAGCTTGAAGAAGCCAGCACAAGCTCAATCATTTTAGGATCAGATTCCGCCAGACTATTCCAAAG GATTGAATAG
- the LOC131005328 gene encoding MADS-box transcription factor 6-like isoform X1 → MGRGKVELKRIENPTNRQVTFSKRRNGLLKKAFELSVLCDAEVALIVFSPSGKAYQFSSHEITRTITRYKIELGIAKADDQGFTSMEVWRNEIEDLSRTIEALEARERNFAGENLSGLGMKELKQLERQLRVGVERIRSKKRRIIMEHINYLKKKHKDLQEENTNLQKKVKLHELEEASTSSIILGSDSARLFQRIE, encoded by the exons ATGGGGAGAGGGAAAGTGGAGCTGAAGAGGATAGAGAATCCCACAAACAGGCAGGTGACATTCTCGAAGAGGAGAAATGGTCTGTTGAAGAAAGCTTTCGAGCTTTCGGTGCTCTGCGATGCTGAGGTTGCTCTCATCGTCTTCTCCCCTTCGGGAAAGGCATACCAGTTTTCCAGTCATGA GATAACAAGGACAATTACAAGGTACAAAATTGAATTAGGAATAGCCAAAGCAGACGACCAAGGCTTCACATCCATGGAG GTATGGAGAAATGAAATTGAGGATTTGAGTAGAACAATTGAGGCTTTGGAAGCAAGAGAGAG AAATTTTGCTGGAGAAAACCTTTCTGGATTAGGCATGAAAGAATTGAAACAATTAGAGCGCCAATTAAGAGTTGGGGTCGAACGAATCCGCTCTAAGAAG AGACGAATCATAATGGAACACATAAACTATCTGAAGAAAAAG CACAAGGACCTTCAGGAAGAAAACACTAATCTCCAAAAGAAG GTTAAGCTTCACGAGCTTGAAGAAGCCAGCACAAGCTCAATCATTTTAGGATCAGATTCCGCCAGACTATTCCAAAG GATTGAATAG